One genomic segment of Arcobacter porcinus includes these proteins:
- a CDS encoding septal ring lytic transglycosylase RlpA family protein → MYFFKTYKKTILLALLMSLLLSSCSKSRNVNYGSYNKTTSSKNISNSDAMHRATLRPYVVMGVRYHPFVPNLNDKYVGVASWYGPDFHAKKTSNGEIYNMYDMTAAHKTLPMNTVVKVENLENGKSVIVRINDRGPFVKDRIIDLSNKAAHGIDMVKKGTAKVRVTVLGFNGKVGDRNAPNPDFSKGYIPPAKKGVDYVEPKSVSNSQIKSSGNVKLQVGAFSLVEGAITTQENYQNRFSNKKVEYIENGGIYRVYIKGFKNRNEAENFKNSNSLNNAVIIE, encoded by the coding sequence ATGTATTTTTTTAAAACTTATAAAAAAACAATACTTTTAGCTCTATTAATGTCATTATTATTAAGTTCTTGTAGTAAATCAAGAAATGTTAATTATGGTTCATATAATAAAACAACAAGTAGTAAAAATATTAGCAATAGCGATGCAATGCATAGAGCAACTCTTAGGCCTTATGTTGTTATGGGAGTTAGATACCATCCATTTGTTCCAAATTTAAATGATAAATATGTAGGTGTTGCTTCTTGGTATGGACCAGACTTTCATGCAAAAAAGACATCAAATGGTGAAATATATAATATGTATGATATGACAGCGGCTCATAAAACTCTTCCTATGAATACAGTTGTAAAGGTTGAAAACCTTGAAAATGGTAAAAGTGTAATTGTAAGAATAAATGATAGAGGACCATTTGTAAAAGATAGAATTATAGATTTATCGAATAAAGCAGCTCATGGAATTGATATGGTAAAAAAAGGTACAGCAAAAGTTAGAGTAACTGTTTTAGGATTTAATGGTAAAGTAGGAGACAGAAATGCTCCAAATCCAGATTTTAGTAAAGGATATATTCCACCAGCCAAAAAAGGTGTTGATTATGTGGAACCAAAGAGTGTTTCTAATTCTCAAATAAAAAGTAGTGGAAATGTTAAATTGCAAGTTGGTGCATTTAGTTTAGTAGAAGGTGCAATAACTACACAAGAAAATTATCAAAATAGATTCTCAAATAAAAAAGTAGAATATATTGAAAATGGTGGAATTTATAGAGTATATATTAAAGGCTTTAAAAATAGAAATGAAGCTGAAAACTTTAAAAATTCTAACTCTTTAAATAATGCAGTAATTATTGAATAA
- the hisB gene encoding imidazoleglycerol-phosphate dehydratase HisB codes for MVEINRETKETQIKCNLELNGCGKFSINTGVGFFDHMLEALSKHSGIDINLECKGDLHIDAHHTVEDCGIVLGQALKKAIFPIQAVERYGNATVVMDEASTTCALDLSNRPFLVYEVNISGKVGEFDVELVEEFFHALSSNAGITLHLIQDRGRNKHHIIEATFKAFAVALRRALVKNEKLGIPSTKGVL; via the coding sequence ATGGTAGAGATAAATAGAGAAACAAAAGAGACTCAGATTAAATGTAATTTAGAATTAAATGGTTGTGGAAAATTTTCTATAAACACAGGTGTTGGATTTTTTGATCATATGTTAGAAGCTTTATCAAAACATAGTGGAATAGATATAAATCTTGAGTGTAAGGGAGATTTACATATTGATGCTCATCATACTGTTGAAGATTGTGGAATTGTTTTAGGACAAGCACTTAAAAAAGCGATTTTTCCAATACAAGCAGTTGAAAGATATGGAAATGCAACAGTTGTTATGGATGAAGCTTCAACAACATGTGCTTTAGATTTATCAAATAGACCATTTTTAGTTTATGAAGTAAATATCAGTGGAAAAGTTGGAGAGTTTGATGTTGAACTTGTAGAAGAGTTTTTTCATGCTTTAAGTTCTAATGCAGGAATAACTTTACACTTAATTCAAGATAGAGGAAGAAACAAACACCATATAATTGAAGCAACATTTAAAGCTTTCGCTGTTGCATTAAGAAGAGCTTTAGTTAAAAATGAAAAATTAGGAATTCCTAGTACAAAAGGTGTACTATGA
- a CDS encoding KdsC family phosphatase: MIELLVFDVDGTLTNGDITYSSSGEEFKTFNVNDGFAIVFWTKYLGKKAAIITGRESKIVEYRANELKIEYVYQNVKDKLEILDEILEKENLTYSQVAAIGDDLNDLKMLKKVALSFAPQNAMKLVKENVNVICEKSGGSGAAREMIEHILKEYNLEEEFINKWL, translated from the coding sequence ATGATTGAACTTTTAGTTTTTGATGTAGATGGAACTTTAACAAATGGTGATATTACTTATTCAAGTAGTGGAGAAGAGTTCAAAACATTCAATGTAAATGATGGTTTTGCAATTGTTTTTTGGACAAAATATTTAGGTAAAAAAGCCGCAATAATCACAGGACGAGAGTCAAAAATTGTTGAATATAGAGCAAATGAGTTAAAAATAGAGTATGTTTATCAAAATGTAAAAGATAAATTAGAGATTCTTGATGAAATCTTAGAAAAAGAGAATTTAACTTATTCTCAAGTTGCTGCTATTGGAGATGATTTAAACGATTTAAAAATGTTAAAAAAAGTTGCTCTTTCATTTGCTCCACAAAATGCTATGAAACTTGTAAAAGAGAATGTAAATGTAATTTGTGAAAAAAGTGGTGGAAGTGGTGCAGCAAGAGAGATGATAGAACATATTTTAAAAGAGTATAATCTAGAAGAGGAATTTATAAATAAATGGCTTTAA
- the lptC gene encoding LPS export ABC transporter periplasmic protein LptC — translation MALKIFFYISLFLSLFFYFLPIENLKDNTKKEDRAIFIFENPIMYTLDEDGLSKKIISKQAVKYKTRDELYFADINIYNKEIKKDFIKENLKAEFIEKKGEKYYLANRVKYKRDEYIKFNTNELFFDNSKKIARNTQAFDAMYYDNFYSGTNLYFDMNTNHIKSRRTNFIIEPEKKDKK, via the coding sequence ATGGCTTTAAAAATCTTTTTTTATATATCTTTATTTTTAAGTTTATTTTTCTATTTTTTACCAATAGAAAACCTAAAAGATAATACAAAAAAAGAGGATAGAGCAATATTTATTTTTGAAAATCCAATTATGTACACTTTAGATGAAGATGGATTAAGCAAAAAAATTATTTCAAAACAAGCTGTGAAATATAAAACAAGAGATGAATTATATTTTGCAGATATAAATATTTATAATAAAGAGATAAAAAAAGATTTTATTAAAGAGAATCTAAAAGCTGAATTTATAGAAAAAAAAGGTGAAAAATACTATTTGGCAAATAGAGTAAAATATAAAAGAGATGAATATATTAAGTTTAATACAAATGAATTATTTTTTGATAATAGTAAAAAAATAGCTAGGAATACACAAGCTTTTGATGCTATGTATTATGATAATTTTTATAGTGGGACAAACTTATATTTTGATATGAATACTAATCACATTAAATCAAGAAGAACAAATTTTATAATTGAACCTGAAAAAAAGGATAAAAAATGA
- a CDS encoding LptA/OstA family protein codes for MRFFLIIFLTLTSLLAQKDTLTINSIYFEAEDQRGIATFEIDVKIAMGQDKLNAQKVEVFFVLNKDTNKKEVSKYEATKKADFEIFTKDKQYKGSGDKIIYEPKKDEYNIIGNAFLYDVIEDRKVYGDHIYINQLSGEAKVKGNANKPVKFILNIDKANK; via the coding sequence ATGAGATTTTTTTTAATAATATTTTTAACATTAACTTCATTGTTGGCTCAAAAAGATACTTTGACAATAAATTCAATCTATTTTGAAGCAGAAGATCAAAGAGGAATTGCTACTTTTGAAATAGATGTAAAAATAGCAATGGGTCAAGATAAATTAAATGCTCAAAAAGTTGAAGTTTTTTTTGTATTAAATAAAGATACAAATAAAAAAGAGGTATCAAAATATGAAGCTACAAAAAAAGCTGATTTTGAGATTTTTACAAAAGACAAACAATACAAAGGAAGTGGAGATAAAATTATTTATGAACCAAAAAAAGATGAATATAATATAATAGGAAATGCTTTTTTATATGATGTTATAGAAGATAGAAAAGTATATGGGGATCATATTTATATAAATCAATTAAGCGGAGAAGCAAAAGTAAAAGGAAATGCAAATAAACCAGTGAAGTTTATTTTAAATATAGATAAGGCGAATAAATAA
- the yihA gene encoding ribosome biogenesis GTP-binding protein YihA/YsxC, whose translation MNLIDAKFLQSAQSLEDSPAPQVAEVAFLGRSNVGKSSILNSLTKHKGLAKSSSTPGKTQLINYFDIKFKTEDLENPYVYARFVDLPGFGYAKVSKSLKASWNKNLTGYLEKRPNLQIFVHLIDSRHPNLEIDKDVDDFVKHIKRGDQIIINAFTKIDKLNSSELGKLKRDYPEGIFVSNLKKKGIIDLQNKITEHLFGN comes from the coding sequence ATGAATTTAATAGATGCAAAATTTTTACAATCTGCACAAAGTTTGGAAGACTCTCCAGCACCACAAGTTGCTGAAGTAGCTTTTTTAGGAAGATCAAATGTTGGTAAATCATCAATATTGAATTCATTAACAAAACATAAGGGTTTAGCAAAGTCTTCATCGACACCTGGAAAAACACAGTTAATAAACTATTTTGATATAAAATTCAAAACAGAAGATTTGGAAAATCCATATGTTTATGCAAGGTTTGTTGATCTACCAGGTTTTGGATATGCAAAAGTTTCTAAAAGTTTAAAAGCTTCATGGAATAAAAATCTTACAGGATATTTAGAAAAAAGACCAAATTTACAAATTTTTGTTCATTTAATTGATTCAAGGCATCCTAACTTGGAAATAGATAAAGATGTTGATGATTTTGTAAAACATATAAAAAGAGGTGATCAAATCATAATAAATGCTTTTACAAAAATTGATAAATTAAATAGTAGTGAGTTAGGAAAATTAAAAAGAGATTATCCAGAAGGAATATTTGTTTCAAATCTTAAGAAAAAAGGTATAATCGATTTACAAAATAAAATTACGGAGCATCTATTTGGAAATTGA
- a CDS encoding N-acetyltransferase, giving the protein MEIEFYKPTVLDIVKMQELVKPEVDKGIILLRTEDEMATTIRSYIVAKVNGEMAGFVATHIHSSRMAEVRSLIVNEKFRGLGLGKKLVEKCAEEAKFYGLSQILSLTYEKDFFLSCGFYEIQKEDIPEQKIWADCIRCKLFPICNEIAMVKDIS; this is encoded by the coding sequence TTGGAAATTGAATTTTACAAACCAACTGTTCTTGATATTGTAAAAATGCAAGAGCTTGTAAAACCTGAAGTTGACAAAGGAATAATTCTTTTAAGAACTGAAGATGAGATGGCGACAACAATTAGATCATATATTGTTGCAAAAGTAAATGGTGAAATGGCTGGTTTTGTTGCAACACATATACACTCTTCAAGAATGGCAGAAGTTAGAAGTTTAATAGTAAATGAGAAATTCAGAGGTTTAGGTTTAGGAAAAAAACTTGTAGAAAAATGTGCAGAAGAAGCAAAATTTTACGGACTTAGTCAAATACTATCTTTAACATATGAAAAAGATTTCTTTTTATCATGTGGATTTTACGAAATACAAAAAGAGGATATCCCTGAGCAAAAAATCTGGGCCGATTGTATAAGATGTAAGCTTTTCCCTATTTGTAATGAGATTGCAATGGTAAAAGATATTAGTTAG
- the rpsJ gene encoding 30S ribosomal protein S10 produces the protein MEKIRLKLKAYDHRVLDRSVASIVEAVKRTGADLRGPIPLPTKIRRYTVIKGPHVNKDSREQFEIRVHTRMIDIISATADTVDSLMKLDLAPEVDVEVRSMGQE, from the coding sequence ATGGAAAAAATCAGATTAAAGCTTAAAGCTTATGATCATAGAGTTTTGGATAGAAGTGTTGCTTCAATAGTTGAAGCTGTTAAAAGAACTGGTGCTGATTTAAGAGGTCCAATCCCTCTACCAACAAAAATCAGAAGATATACAGTTATCAAAGGTCCACACGTAAACAAAGATTCAAGAGAACAATTTGAAATCAGAGTTCATACAAGAATGATTGATATTATTTCAGCAACAGCTGATACAGTTGATTCATTAATGAAATTAGATTTAGCTCCTGAAGTTGATGTTGAAGTAAGATCAATGGGTCAAGAATAA
- the rplC gene encoding 50S ribosomal protein L3, whose product MEFIVQKIGMSRTVTVPSTAVTLLKVLDAKVCQVTDGVALVSYSNGKKFNKAIEGQQKKYNLSKEFNRFVTLTVANTEAGDLEVSGLGEAKVVKTTFKTKGRGFSGVVKRWNFAGGRNAHGHRMGKRTGSIGNCEFPGRVQPGKKMPGQYGNTNVSVKNEVLSFDAESGILVLKGSVSGANGTLGKIKVAK is encoded by the coding sequence ATGGAATTTATAGTTCAAAAAATCGGTATGAGTAGAACAGTTACTGTTCCAAGTACTGCTGTTACACTTTTAAAAGTTCTTGATGCAAAAGTATGTCAAGTAACTGATGGTGTTGCACTAGTATCTTATAGCAATGGTAAAAAATTTAACAAAGCTATTGAGGGACAACAAAAAAAATATAACTTAAGTAAAGAGTTTAATAGATTTGTAACTTTAACAGTAGCTAATACTGAAGCTGGAGATTTAGAAGTTTCTGGATTAGGTGAAGCAAAAGTTGTAAAAACTACTTTTAAAACAAAAGGTAGAGGTTTCTCTGGGGTTGTTAAAAGATGGAATTTTGCTGGTGGAAGAAATGCTCACGGGCATAGAATGGGTAAAAGAACAGGTTCAATTGGTAACTGTGAATTCCCAGGAAGAGTTCAACCAGGTAAAAAAATGCCAGGACAATACGGAAATACAAATGTATCTGTAAAAAATGAAGTTCTATCATTTGATGCTGAGTCTGGAATTTTAGTATTAAAAGGTTCAGTTTCTGGTGCAAATGGAACATTAGGAAAAATAAAGGTTGCTAAATGA
- the rplD gene encoding 50S ribosomal protein L4, with the protein MSKAIVLNAKFENSGEVVLPASFDEINKHNLYLYVKSYLSALRSNTSAVKTRAEVSGGGKKPKAQKGSGGARWGSKRSPLFVGGGVIFGPTKRNYEQKVNKKQKALALKYALNAQANNGSLFVVDSLAIESGKTKDAVAVLSKLNKRDTLIIVDSIDEKTYLSFRNLKNCYMIEKQEVNAYLLAVYHSVLIEKSVLEALTKEA; encoded by the coding sequence ATGAGTAAAGCAATAGTATTAAATGCAAAATTTGAAAATAGTGGTGAAGTAGTTTTACCAGCTAGTTTTGATGAAATAAATAAACATAACTTATATTTATATGTTAAATCATATTTATCAGCTTTAAGATCAAATACATCAGCTGTAAAAACTAGAGCAGAAGTAAGCGGTGGTGGTAAAAAACCAAAAGCTCAAAAAGGTTCAGGTGGAGCTAGATGGGGTTCTAAAAGATCACCACTATTTGTAGGTGGTGGAGTTATATTCGGACCAACTAAGAGAAACTATGAGCAAAAAGTAAACAAAAAACAAAAAGCTTTAGCACTAAAATATGCTTTAAATGCACAAGCAAACAATGGTTCACTTTTTGTTGTTGATTCATTAGCTATTGAGTCAGGAAAAACAAAAGATGCGGTTGCAGTTTTAAGTAAATTAAATAAGAGAGATACATTAATTATCGTTGATTCAATTGATGAAAAAACTTATTTATCATTTAGAAACCTTAAAAACTGTTATATGATTGAAAAGCAAGAAGTAAACGCTTATTTACTTGCAGTATATCACTCTGTACTAATTGAAAAATCAGTACTTGAAGCATTAACAAAAGAGGCTTAA
- a CDS encoding 50S ribosomal protein L23: MADITDIKSILYTEKTIELQENGVIVVQTSPRMTKTSLKEVFKEYFGVTPTKINSLRQDGKVKRFRGKLGKRVDFKKFYVTLPEGAAIANLSA; the protein is encoded by the coding sequence ATGGCAGATATTACAGATATTAAATCAATATTATATACAGAAAAGACAATTGAGCTTCAAGAAAATGGTGTTATTGTTGTACAAACAAGTCCAAGAATGACAAAAACGAGCTTAAAAGAAGTGTTTAAAGAGTATTTTGGAGTAACTCCAACAAAAATTAACTCTTTAAGACAAGATGGTAAAGTTAAAAGATTTAGAGGAAAACTTGGAAAAAGAGTTGACTTTAAAAAATTCTATGTAACATTACCTGAGGGCGCAGCTATTGCGAACCTATCAGCATAA
- the rplB gene encoding 50S ribosomal protein L2, whose amino-acid sequence MSIKKFRPITPARRFMSVIESSDITSKPTVRSLLVRVKASAGRNNNGRITSRHKEAGAKKLYRIIDFKRNKFGIEGTISTVEYDPYRNCRICLVSYADGEKRYIIQPSGMKVGDKVQSALSGLDILPGNAMQLVSIPVGTMVHNIELKPGKGAQFARSAGGYAQIMGREDKYVILRLPSGEMRKILGVCMATIGVVGNEEYINMVVGKAGRNRHLGIRPQTRGSAMNPIDHPHGGGEGKTNSGRHPVTPWGMPTKGYKTRKKKASDKLIISRRKK is encoded by the coding sequence ATGTCAATTAAAAAATTTAGACCAATAACTCCTGCTAGAAGATTTATGTCAGTTATTGAAAGTTCTGATATTACTTCAAAACCAACAGTTAGATCTTTACTTGTAAGAGTAAAAGCAAGTGCTGGTAGAAATAATAACGGTAGAATCACTTCAAGACACAAAGAAGCAGGTGCAAAAAAACTTTATAGAATTATCGATTTCAAAAGAAATAAATTTGGAATTGAAGGTACAATCTCAACTGTTGAGTACGACCCATACAGAAATTGTAGAATTTGTTTAGTTTCATATGCTGATGGAGAAAAAAGATATATTATTCAACCATCTGGAATGAAAGTTGGAGACAAAGTTCAATCTGCTTTAAGTGGACTTGATATTTTACCAGGAAATGCTATGCAACTAGTAAGTATTCCAGTTGGTACAATGGTTCACAATATTGAATTAAAACCTGGAAAAGGTGCACAATTTGCTAGATCTGCTGGTGGATATGCACAAATTATGGGTAGAGAAGACAAATATGTTATTCTAAGATTACCATCAGGTGAAATGAGAAAAATTCTTGGAGTTTGTATGGCTACAATTGGTGTAGTTGGAAACGAAGAGTATATTAATATGGTTGTTGGTAAAGCTGGAAGAAACAGACACCTTGGAATTAGACCTCAAACAAGAGGATCTGCGATGAACCCAATCGATCACCCACACGGTGGAGGAGAAGGTAAAACAAATTCAGGTAGACATCCAGTTACTCCATGGGGTATGCCAACTAAAGGTTATAAAACTAGAAAGAAAAAAGCTAGTGATAAACTAATCATTTCAAGAAGAAAGAAGTAA